Proteins encoded together in one Rhizobium leguminosarum bv. trifolii WSM1325 window:
- a CDS encoding conserved hypothetical protein (KEGG: ret:RHE_PE00128 hypothetical protein) — translation MTKSWLITLSIGLLLTLQTPRLAYSGPAEDALASRNPSLAALRQHDEKAFAAAAAIIAEQERAKGLAPGEAKLPDATSPGRDMGSGPGKEFTVDNPDILWLYNSSPEGMSDLISILKSAGQKPKN, via the coding sequence ATGACGAAATCCTGGCTCATAACCTTGTCGATCGGCCTTCTGCTGACGCTGCAGACGCCGCGGCTTGCCTATTCCGGCCCTGCCGAGGACGCGCTTGCGTCGCGGAACCCCTCACTTGCGGCGCTGCGCCAGCATGACGAAAAGGCCTTTGCTGCGGCGGCTGCAATCATCGCCGAACAAGAACGCGCCAAGGGGCTGGCGCCCGGCGAGGCGAAGCTGCCCGATGCGACCTCTCCCGGCCGCGACATGGGCTCAGGCCCCGGCAAGGAATTCACGGTCGACAATCCGGATATTCTTTGGCTCTACAATTCCTCACCCGAAGGAATGAGCGACCTGATCTCGATTTTGAAATCAGCCGGGCAGAAACCCAAGAACTAA
- a CDS encoding OmpA/MotB domain protein (PFAM: OmpA/MotB domain protein~KEGG: ret:RHE_PE00129 hypothetical protein) has product MPNRKAILAAATFLSFFSVVPAVEAQNERTLTEAPAQTGPVSVTFDRAEAKYAIGEVVGLFIQSTENAYVTVLNVSPNGAVVKLFPNKYQTDALVGAGKRVQVPDPASGAKLQVSGPVGQEQIKVFYSSKPLNIFADLGGSGGGMFRSVDGGMDAVSRSLEEARSLGTKISSKTLMLTTVDSPAAVPPVAAAPAAKPAPVEQAAKPPVAPKPAVAPKPKPVTKQEVAKKPETVVEKPKPAAPKKVAPKPVEQAAQQPPKKYKIVTNLAPGQELAADELELIGPADTTSSTKPTQYKQPTTQYKQPAQTSQTKMPKLPMPQIKMPQFKLPGGFSIKMPQLNLGRSAEPGQAGEEIEVANADTPVCTALLDKLNTAVAAKDISAAASEADAIAVSADCGQFQVNAQRRVAALRLSAAQEMMAANQPVADYEPLLVAADSPQVLWQASATLGEIYFSSRRFADAAADYQQAIEIIKNETRTPKAPPAETISDLIQRAAQARILAANPTSDNPEGSFVPAEKDHRSGVLGGIYSENVRGIVPVSIPVPITFDFNKSSFTSIGTEAAEELLEALKEQKPGRIILIGHTDRRGGDDYNQKLSERRAQAVADFLKSNGLDATIDAEGRGASEPVDVTATANLTEDDVDALNRRVEWRRE; this is encoded by the coding sequence ATGCCGAACCGCAAAGCCATCTTGGCAGCAGCCACCTTTCTTTCGTTCTTCTCGGTGGTTCCCGCCGTCGAGGCGCAGAACGAACGCACATTGACCGAAGCGCCGGCGCAGACCGGGCCCGTCAGCGTCACCTTCGATCGCGCTGAAGCCAAATACGCCATCGGCGAAGTTGTCGGCCTCTTCATCCAGTCGACCGAGAACGCCTATGTCACGGTGCTGAATGTCTCGCCGAATGGCGCAGTCGTGAAGCTTTTCCCGAACAAGTACCAGACCGACGCCCTTGTCGGCGCCGGCAAGCGCGTGCAGGTGCCGGATCCGGCAAGCGGCGCCAAGCTGCAGGTTTCAGGCCCGGTCGGTCAGGAGCAGATCAAAGTCTTCTATTCCTCCAAGCCGCTGAACATCTTCGCCGATCTCGGCGGCAGCGGCGGCGGCATGTTCCGCTCGGTTGACGGCGGCATGGATGCCGTCTCCCGAAGCCTTGAAGAGGCCCGAAGCCTCGGCACCAAGATCAGCAGCAAGACGCTGATGTTGACGACGGTCGATAGTCCGGCCGCTGTCCCGCCCGTCGCAGCCGCCCCCGCAGCAAAACCCGCGCCAGTCGAGCAGGCTGCAAAGCCGCCCGTTGCGCCGAAACCTGCAGTCGCTCCGAAGCCGAAGCCGGTGACGAAACAGGAAGTCGCCAAGAAGCCGGAAACGGTGGTGGAAAAACCGAAGCCTGCAGCTCCGAAAAAGGTCGCGCCGAAGCCCGTCGAGCAGGCAGCACAGCAGCCGCCGAAGAAATACAAGATCGTCACCAACCTGGCGCCCGGCCAGGAGCTTGCCGCCGACGAACTGGAGCTGATCGGGCCCGCCGATACGACTTCATCCACCAAGCCGACCCAATATAAGCAACCGACGACGCAGTATAAGCAGCCGGCCCAGACGTCCCAGACGAAGATGCCGAAACTGCCGATGCCACAGATCAAGATGCCTCAATTCAAGCTTCCCGGCGGCTTCAGCATCAAGATGCCGCAGCTAAACCTCGGCCGTTCGGCCGAACCTGGCCAGGCAGGGGAAGAGATCGAGGTAGCAAACGCCGATACGCCTGTTTGCACGGCTCTTCTTGATAAGCTGAACACCGCCGTTGCCGCCAAGGATATCAGTGCTGCCGCGTCTGAGGCTGATGCGATCGCCGTCAGCGCCGATTGCGGCCAGTTCCAGGTGAATGCCCAGCGCCGCGTCGCGGCCCTCAGGCTTTCGGCTGCCCAGGAGATGATGGCCGCCAACCAGCCGGTCGCCGATTACGAGCCGTTGCTTGTCGCCGCCGACAGCCCGCAGGTGCTCTGGCAGGCCTCCGCCACACTCGGCGAAATCTATTTCTCCTCACGCCGCTTCGCCGATGCCGCCGCCGATTACCAGCAGGCGATCGAGATCATCAAGAACGAGACCCGCACGCCGAAGGCGCCACCGGCCGAGACGATCTCCGATCTCATCCAGCGCGCCGCCCAGGCCCGCATCCTTGCCGCCAACCCGACGAGCGACAATCCTGAAGGCAGTTTCGTGCCGGCCGAGAAGGATCACCGCAGCGGCGTGCTCGGCGGCATCTATTCCGAGAATGTGCGCGGCATCGTGCCGGTCTCCATTCCGGTTCCGATCACCTTCGACTTCAACAAGTCGAGCTTCACCTCGATCGGCACCGAAGCCGCCGAGGAGCTGCTGGAGGCGCTGAAAGAGCAGAAGCCCGGCCGCATCATCCTCATCGGCCATACCGACCGGCGCGGCGGTGACGACTATAATCAGAAGCTTTCCGAACGCCGCGCCCAGGCCGTCGCCGACTTCCTGAAGAGCAATGGCCTCGACGCGACAATCGACGCCGAAGGCCGCGGTGCATCCGAGCCGGTGGACGTCACCGCAACCGCAAACCTCACCGAAGACGATGTCGATGCGCTGAACCGCCGCGTCGAATGGCGCCGCGAGTAG
- a CDS encoding peptidase C14 caspase catalytic subunit p20 (PFAM: peptidase C14 caspase catalytic subunit p20~KEGG: ret:RHE_PE00130 hypothetical protein), translated as MTAFVSMAAALALLTMAATDSLARVIEAPERGAVRAVLIGIDLYRNVPPLHGAVADAEDLSLSLRSVGVEDMTLLKNGAADREGIFHAIEAVTERAGPGDLVVLGIAGHGSSEPERVKGSKPSGRDEVYVLAGFDTRLPGSRERIFGDEFKALIRNLESKGADVVFIADTCHAGGMTRDVDPRGAEITWRQAPSYTIEEDDLAPISTTADALSTGFDFKRLTFLAAVDENTKSPEISIPGIPQKRGALSYATARAFEGAADRNGDGAVSRRELFEYVRQAVYQFTNQRQNIFTESPPGTDLDRAVVYHYEGAGPQAAAEKSNTPLPAEPAPISVAALGSDPVLQGIDAAVTPFKLTEGADAELVFDPAKHEAIAGGDVVASAIGAGDMPFVVDRMAALDALKRLSETNPQTVRVTPSDTVHREGERVGVTVSDLSGRKLVLFDVTGDGTVQFLYPGEKEVDAEMSATFDLDLSVVAPFGTDLLVAVTSKTPMPELLEFLKQNDRRRTAGNIAKRLGEFLPEGARVGFTVLYTSAGAKL; from the coding sequence ATGACCGCATTCGTTTCCATGGCCGCAGCACTTGCCCTCCTCACCATGGCGGCCACCGATAGCCTGGCAAGGGTCATCGAGGCGCCCGAGCGTGGTGCAGTCAGGGCCGTGCTGATCGGCATCGACCTCTACCGCAACGTTCCGCCGCTGCACGGGGCCGTCGCCGATGCCGAGGATCTTTCGCTTTCGCTGCGTTCGGTCGGCGTCGAGGACATGACGCTCTTGAAGAATGGTGCTGCCGACCGCGAGGGCATCTTCCACGCGATCGAGGCCGTGACCGAAAGGGCAGGGCCTGGCGATCTCGTCGTGCTCGGCATCGCCGGTCACGGGTCGAGCGAGCCGGAACGAGTCAAGGGTTCCAAACCGAGCGGCCGCGACGAGGTCTATGTGCTTGCCGGCTTCGACACCCGGCTACCGGGTTCGCGCGAGCGCATCTTCGGCGACGAATTCAAGGCGCTGATCCGCAATCTAGAGAGCAAAGGCGCCGATGTCGTCTTCATCGCCGATACCTGCCATGCCGGCGGGATGACCCGCGACGTCGATCCGCGCGGCGCCGAGATCACCTGGCGTCAGGCGCCTTCCTATACGATCGAGGAGGACGATCTCGCGCCGATTTCGACCACGGCGGATGCCCTGTCCACCGGCTTCGATTTCAAGCGGCTGACCTTTCTCGCCGCCGTCGACGAAAACACCAAGTCGCCCGAGATATCAATTCCCGGCATTCCGCAAAAACGCGGCGCGCTGAGCTATGCCACCGCCCGCGCCTTCGAAGGGGCGGCCGACCGCAACGGCGACGGCGCCGTCAGCCGCCGCGAACTGTTCGAATATGTGCGCCAGGCGGTCTACCAGTTCACCAACCAGCGGCAGAACATCTTTACCGAAAGCCCGCCCGGAACCGATCTCGATCGCGCGGTCGTCTATCATTACGAAGGGGCGGGGCCCCAGGCGGCGGCGGAGAAATCAAACACTCCGCTGCCCGCCGAGCCCGCACCGATCAGCGTTGCCGCCCTCGGCTCCGATCCGGTGCTGCAGGGGATCGACGCCGCCGTCACGCCGTTCAAGCTAACGGAAGGTGCCGATGCCGAACTTGTCTTCGATCCCGCAAAACACGAGGCGATTGCCGGCGGCGATGTCGTCGCCTCCGCCATCGGCGCCGGCGACATGCCTTTCGTCGTCGACCGGATGGCCGCGCTCGATGCGCTGAAGCGGCTCTCCGAGACCAACCCGCAGACCGTGCGCGTGACGCCTTCCGATACCGTCCATCGTGAGGGTGAGCGCGTCGGCGTCACCGTTTCGGATCTATCAGGCCGCAAGCTCGTGCTCTTCGACGTCACGGGCGATGGCACCGTACAGTTCCTCTATCCGGGCGAGAAGGAGGTCGATGCCGAGATGTCTGCCACCTTCGATCTCGACCTGTCCGTCGTCGCCCCATTCGGCACGGACCTGCTCGTCGCCGTCACCTCTAAAACGCCGATGCCCGAACTTCTGGAGTTCCTGAAGCAGAACGACAGGCGCCGCACCGCCGGCAATATCGCCAAGCGCCTCGGCGAATTCCTGCCCGAGGGCGCGCGCGTCGGATTTACGGTCCTCTATACCTCCGCCGGAGCCAAGCTATGA
- a CDS encoding peptidase S1 and S6 chymotrypsin/Hap (PFAM: peptidase S1 and S6 chymotrypsin/Hap; peptidase C14 caspase catalytic subunit p20~SMART: peptidase S1 and S6 chymotrypsin/Hap~KEGG: ret:RHE_PE00131 serine protease), translated as MSTSISRVLNIASVMLLLATPVLAQQDTDFAGEDGGRVIGGQAAKKGEWPWQVKILAPDPEQRGRFGGHCGGSLISPRWILTAAHCVTSGRSGKQDLFARDLLIVEGKSKIDKVIAVDGPDKPGLAVEDVIIHEDFDRKVFANDIALIKLSEPAKSKPAILASASDDEVEAAGHPAVVTGWGYTKADHGWDDKYLPTELQEVELPIVPREDCRAAYRDSSMRMNPIDERNVCAGYAEGGKDACQGDSGGPLVAQRPDKRWIQLGIVSWGAGCAEAEHYGVYTRVAAFRDWIAAKTDGDVPDVEGPAANDQVASTTTSSGMKQRKSGQEEANLAITTPPAGDTAPAGTTETPDAPANDTAPVDKPVADEPAVRPAVVQTPVIESKPGDRALLIGIDDYEMREAKLTGSATDVKAMQVFLAKTLAYRPEQIHTLTNRKATREAILAEIDDWLVRQSTPGSRVFLYFSGQGSEEMGAEETTSPTLVAVDAKLVREGGKVTVTNQIRETEIAARLNSLKDRRVTLLIDACHVGPGSRSAVAAPSGTVRCLGPALAGLEPPNKSGKEAKFSFGGENAMVWSAVNAGQWALVDSEAKPPLGVFTRRFIEGVQDGVARAADKPNVSNAALLDYVRRKSDEYCRTHAGDCRFTPVPQFYGQPDALGRDVITGDEAKTAVAAVENTLKSDNEAGVAVDVLPGTAVSIGDKVAMRVSTKKSGYLILVDIDASGKLTQLFPNKRSMGLKPSAKSGDNRLDPARPVVVPDARNPYTGFEYVVEGPAGVGMVVAILSDKPIEVLDLPDVPTPLVGQRAAFNYVYDLARSLRIVGDDETGAQGKWSFDSKFYRIR; from the coding sequence ATGAGCACGTCGATCAGCAGGGTCCTCAATATTGCGTCCGTCATGCTGCTTCTGGCCACTCCCGTGCTGGCGCAGCAGGATACTGATTTCGCCGGCGAGGATGGCGGGCGGGTCATCGGCGGCCAGGCGGCCAAGAAGGGCGAATGGCCCTGGCAGGTGAAGATCCTGGCGCCCGATCCCGAACAGCGCGGCCGCTTCGGCGGCCATTGCGGCGGCTCGCTGATTTCGCCGCGCTGGATATTGACGGCCGCCCATTGCGTCACCAGCGGCCGCTCCGGCAAGCAGGATCTCTTCGCCCGCGACCTGCTGATCGTCGAGGGTAAATCGAAGATCGACAAGGTGATCGCCGTCGATGGGCCCGATAAGCCGGGACTGGCCGTGGAAGACGTGATCATTCACGAGGACTTCGACCGCAAGGTCTTCGCCAACGACATCGCCCTCATCAAGCTGAGCGAGCCCGCCAAATCGAAGCCGGCGATCCTTGCCTCGGCCTCGGACGACGAAGTGGAGGCAGCCGGCCACCCCGCCGTCGTCACCGGCTGGGGCTACACCAAGGCCGATCACGGCTGGGACGACAAATACCTGCCGACCGAGCTGCAGGAAGTGGAACTGCCGATCGTCCCGCGCGAGGACTGCCGCGCCGCCTATCGCGACAGTTCGATGCGCATGAACCCGATCGACGAGCGCAATGTCTGCGCCGGTTATGCCGAAGGCGGCAAGGACGCCTGCCAGGGCGACAGCGGCGGGCCGCTGGTCGCCCAGCGTCCCGACAAGCGCTGGATCCAGCTCGGCATCGTCAGCTGGGGCGCCGGCTGCGCTGAGGCCGAGCACTACGGCGTCTATACCCGTGTTGCCGCGTTCCGCGACTGGATCGCCGCCAAGACCGACGGCGACGTGCCTGATGTTGAAGGGCCCGCTGCCAATGATCAGGTCGCGTCCACCACCACCAGTAGCGGGATGAAGCAGAGGAAGTCCGGACAGGAAGAGGCCAACCTCGCCATCACCACCCCACCCGCCGGCGATACCGCGCCGGCTGGGACGACCGAAACGCCAGACGCGCCGGCCAACGATACCGCGCCAGTTGACAAGCCCGTCGCCGACGAACCCGCCGTGCGGCCAGCAGTCGTCCAGACGCCGGTGATCGAAAGCAAGCCCGGTGACCGCGCGCTGTTGATCGGCATCGACGACTACGAGATGCGCGAGGCGAAGCTGACCGGTTCCGCCACCGATGTGAAGGCGATGCAGGTCTTCCTCGCCAAGACGCTCGCCTACCGCCCGGAGCAGATCCACACGCTGACCAACCGCAAGGCGACCCGCGAGGCGATCCTTGCCGAAATCGACGACTGGCTGGTGCGCCAGTCGACGCCCGGAAGCCGCGTCTTCCTCTATTTCAGCGGCCAGGGCTCTGAAGAAATGGGCGCCGAGGAAACGACGAGCCCGACGCTGGTGGCCGTCGATGCCAAGCTGGTGCGCGAGGGCGGCAAGGTGACGGTCACCAACCAGATCCGCGAAACCGAGATCGCCGCAAGGCTGAACAGCCTCAAGGATCGCCGCGTCACGCTGCTGATCGATGCCTGCCATGTCGGGCCCGGCAGCCGCAGCGCGGTGGCCGCACCATCCGGCACCGTGCGTTGCCTCGGCCCGGCGCTGGCAGGGCTCGAACCGCCGAACAAATCAGGCAAGGAAGCGAAATTCTCCTTCGGCGGCGAAAACGCCATGGTCTGGTCGGCTGTCAACGCAGGGCAGTGGGCGCTGGTCGATAGCGAGGCCAAGCCACCGCTTGGCGTCTTCACCCGCCGCTTCATCGAAGGCGTGCAGGATGGCGTGGCGCGCGCAGCCGACAAGCCGAATGTCAGCAATGCCGCTTTGCTCGATTATGTCCGGCGTAAATCCGACGAATATTGCCGGACGCATGCGGGAGATTGCCGCTTCACGCCGGTGCCGCAATTTTATGGCCAGCCGGATGCGCTCGGCCGGGATGTCATCACCGGCGACGAGGCGAAGACGGCGGTCGCCGCCGTCGAGAATACGCTGAAGAGCGACAATGAGGCGGGCGTCGCCGTCGACGTGCTGCCCGGCACTGCGGTCAGCATCGGCGACAAGGTGGCGATGCGTGTGTCCACCAAAAAGTCCGGTTACCTGATCCTGGTCGATATCGATGCCTCCGGCAAGCTGACACAGCTTTTTCCTAACAAGCGCTCGATGGGGCTGAAACCATCAGCCAAAAGCGGCGACAACCGGCTCGATCCGGCCCGGCCGGTCGTCGTGCCCGATGCGCGCAATCCCTATACCGGCTTCGAATATGTAGTGGAGGGACCGGCCGGCGTCGGCATGGTCGTTGCCATCCTCAGCGACAAGCCGATCGAAGTGCTCGACCTGCCCGACGTGCCGACGCCGCTCGTCGGCCAGCGCGCCGCCTTCAACTATGTCTACGATCTCGCCCGAAGCCTCAGGATCGTCGGCGACGACGAAACCGGCGCCCAAGGCAAATGGTCGTTCGATTCCAAATTCTATCGCATCCGCTGA
- a CDS encoding proteinase inhibitor I4 serpin (PFAM: proteinase inhibitor I4 serpin~SMART: proteinase inhibitor I4 serpin~KEGG: ret:RHE_PE00132 putative serine proteinase inhibitor protein), with translation MPKSTLLAGLAAFLMTLAPSAHAGNSGDSKAMLAAQAGLAAELIDRTLAKEGAANIMVSPASLAAALGLASLGASDEGKASIAKGLGFGGEVKGPEAVLDAIYQVKPAAADAPLTAAVAIVFDDKLVLVPDALSMLARHRIKPSIEDLDGPKSVEHINGWVSQATRGAIPVILDSPPGGGFVSLGALSFKARWKTSFEKESPASPFQRPDGSTISVPMMHLAGDGQRFRSDEKFSAVDLAYAGESYSMVVVAARSGKGVGGADLKTLASWLQGEKFEAAKGEIFLPRFSLNDGRDLMPILNAMGVAPEKAKDAGFPGFTKENIRLSRVLQKTMIKVDENGTEAAAATAVITERSIDPKLVRVVADARFAFALRDTKTGLLLAAGLIGDPLLAGE, from the coding sequence ATGCCGAAATCCACTCTGTTGGCGGGTCTTGCCGCTTTTCTGATGACACTTGCCCCGTCCGCCCATGCCGGCAACTCCGGTGACAGCAAGGCGATGCTTGCAGCACAAGCAGGGCTTGCCGCCGAACTCATCGATCGCACCCTGGCAAAGGAGGGTGCTGCCAATATCATGGTGTCGCCGGCAAGCCTTGCCGCAGCACTCGGTCTGGCAAGCCTCGGCGCCTCCGACGAGGGCAAAGCCTCGATCGCCAAAGGTCTCGGCTTCGGCGGCGAGGTCAAGGGACCGGAGGCGGTGCTCGACGCGATCTATCAGGTGAAGCCGGCGGCTGCGGATGCGCCGTTGACTGCGGCGGTCGCGATCGTCTTCGACGACAAGCTGGTGCTCGTCCCCGATGCGCTTTCCATGCTCGCCCGCCACCGGATCAAGCCCTCGATCGAGGATCTCGACGGACCGAAATCGGTCGAGCACATCAACGGCTGGGTAAGCCAGGCAACGCGAGGCGCCATTCCTGTCATCCTGGACTCTCCGCCCGGCGGCGGCTTCGTCAGTCTTGGCGCGCTCTCCTTCAAGGCGCGCTGGAAGACGTCTTTCGAGAAGGAAAGCCCGGCAAGCCCCTTTCAGCGGCCGGATGGGTCGACGATTTCGGTGCCGATGATGCATCTTGCCGGCGATGGCCAGAGGTTCCGCTCCGACGAGAAATTCTCAGCCGTCGACCTTGCCTATGCCGGCGAGAGCTACAGCATGGTCGTGGTGGCGGCGCGCTCCGGCAAGGGTGTGGGCGGCGCGGATCTGAAGACGCTTGCTTCCTGGCTGCAAGGGGAAAAATTCGAGGCCGCCAAGGGCGAAATCTTCCTGCCCCGCTTTTCCCTGAACGACGGCCGTGATTTGATGCCGATACTCAATGCGATGGGCGTGGCGCCCGAGAAGGCCAAGGATGCGGGTTTCCCGGGTTTCACCAAGGAAAACATCCGCTTGTCGCGCGTCCTTCAGAAGACGATGATCAAGGTTGACGAAAACGGTACGGAGGCGGCAGCAGCCACGGCTGTTATCACGGAACGCAGCATCGATCCGAAGCTTGTACGCGTCGTGGCCGATGCCCGTTTTGCCTTCGCGCTTCGCGATACCAAGACCGGCCTGCTGCTCGCCGCAGGCCTTATCGGCGATCCATTACTGGCAGGCGAATAG
- a CDS encoding serine/threonine protein kinase (SMART: serine/threonine protein kinase~KEGG: ret:RHE_PE00133 putative serine(threonine) kinase protein), with amino-acid sequence MRSDLIARYTIGEPVYENEFIVYPAQDKRMDHAVFIVAPDMALKLDKARFERVWTSINEAKSLTARRFVEIEDLIPPSPEDDNFYIVEKRPSKTLHQYLDETEMVAYERAVEIGRHILEGLATLHGAGYAHNALTDQCIYVSEDYSGLSVRIGNLHLISKIGEHIIPPYVPEFGAPEIYASGTFSASSALDIYAMGMIAYKLFLPRQTYASVFDSVMVWEDEHQREQSWKNIHLDPSNIFPRLDVLIPGFPEGLASLVERMLSRDPSARPRTGADALGEFARVTTGIQPMSWDPRGGMQQQQDAPKPKKWTPLKISMIAALLLICIGVGVFTIPKLLAPDPKLVADVGTWKKEAESRKQKAIAAKAPERPSGDQAKLAYDTGAAALTSADALLKDEDYEKALPGFQTAAINLGNALIGISKENAEKAKAAASAAGGDKAPGFAEADAKMKTAADAATAKQMHAAVDAYDASKTTFDELAKALSALTAAEKDAAGKRETVNRIGAGDSPDVAKATGLMTDAKAKAEQWQMPAATSGYGDAAKLFDAVIADVMAAKDEATALKQKVTDLSASIATRAGAADPALAALAPKIGEADGRYTAEAYKLAVVAYQPILADLEALSARGFCPVSQTLAFETVPAGSYSLENVRLMTSSMKEIGGMLGVANDAVKIDKSFCMQTKAVTRAEMAEYYTANSDPAAAQAYGDNPQQPADDVPLAVAQNYTAWLSKQLNAPVHLPSATEWMASAAKITQEKLPDNGDIILQWSATPCEAGGNVAFMAQEGSTFVVCSDASAGGIFRVTAELR; translated from the coding sequence ATGAGAAGTGATCTGATCGCCCGCTACACGATCGGCGAGCCGGTCTATGAGAACGAGTTCATCGTTTATCCGGCCCAGGACAAGCGGATGGACCATGCGGTCTTCATCGTCGCGCCCGATATGGCGCTGAAACTGGACAAGGCTCGTTTCGAGCGGGTCTGGACCTCGATCAACGAGGCCAAATCGCTGACGGCGCGGCGCTTCGTCGAGATCGAGGACCTCATCCCGCCGTCGCCGGAAGACGACAATTTCTACATCGTCGAGAAGCGGCCGTCGAAAACGCTGCACCAATATCTCGACGAAACGGAAATGGTGGCTTACGAGCGCGCCGTGGAGATCGGCCGCCACATCCTCGAGGGGCTGGCAACGCTGCACGGCGCCGGCTACGCCCACAATGCGCTGACGGACCAGTGCATCTACGTCTCCGAGGATTATTCCGGCCTGTCGGTGCGGATCGGCAACCTGCACCTGATCTCGAAGATCGGCGAACACATCATCCCGCCCTATGTGCCGGAATTCGGGGCGCCGGAAATCTATGCCAGCGGCACCTTCTCCGCCTCATCGGCACTCGATATCTACGCAATGGGCATGATCGCCTACAAGCTCTTCCTGCCGCGGCAGACCTATGCCAGCGTCTTCGACAGCGTCATGGTCTGGGAAGACGAGCATCAGCGCGAGCAGAGCTGGAAGAACATCCATCTCGACCCTTCCAATATCTTTCCCCGCCTCGACGTGCTGATCCCAGGCTTTCCCGAGGGTCTTGCAAGTCTGGTGGAAAGGATGCTGAGCCGCGATCCAAGCGCGCGACCGCGCACGGGCGCCGATGCGCTGGGCGAATTTGCCCGGGTGACGACAGGCATCCAGCCGATGTCGTGGGATCCGCGCGGCGGCATGCAACAGCAGCAGGACGCCCCGAAGCCGAAAAAATGGACGCCTCTCAAGATCTCCATGATCGCCGCACTGCTCTTGATCTGCATCGGCGTCGGCGTCTTCACCATCCCGAAGCTGCTCGCCCCGGATCCGAAACTCGTCGCCGATGTCGGCACCTGGAAGAAGGAGGCAGAAAGCCGCAAGCAGAAGGCGATCGCCGCCAAGGCGCCGGAGCGTCCTTCCGGCGATCAGGCAAAGCTCGCCTATGATACCGGCGCCGCGGCGCTGACATCGGCCGATGCCCTGCTCAAGGATGAAGATTACGAAAAGGCGCTTCCGGGCTTCCAGACGGCAGCCATCAATCTCGGCAATGCGCTGATCGGCATCTCGAAGGAGAACGCCGAGAAGGCGAAAGCTGCCGCTTCGGCCGCCGGCGGCGACAAGGCGCCAGGTTTTGCCGAGGCTGACGCCAAGATGAAGACTGCCGCCGATGCCGCCACCGCAAAGCAGATGCATGCCGCCGTCGATGCTTATGACGCGTCGAAAACGACGTTTGACGAGCTCGCCAAGGCGCTAAGCGCGCTGACGGCAGCCGAAAAGGACGCGGCGGGCAAACGCGAAACCGTCAATCGCATCGGCGCCGGCGATAGTCCCGATGTCGCCAAGGCGACCGGGCTGATGACCGATGCCAAGGCCAAGGCAGAGCAATGGCAGATGCCGGCCGCGACATCTGGCTATGGCGACGCTGCCAAGCTTTTCGATGCCGTCATCGCCGATGTCATGGCGGCAAAGGACGAGGCGACGGCGCTGAAGCAGAAAGTGACCGATCTCAGCGCCTCGATCGCGACCCGTGCAGGTGCTGCCGATCCGGCGCTTGCCGCACTCGCTCCGAAGATCGGCGAGGCCGACGGCCGCTACACCGCCGAGGCCTATAAGCTCGCGGTCGTCGCCTATCAGCCGATCCTTGCCGATCTCGAGGCGCTGTCGGCGCGCGGCTTCTGCCCGGTTTCGCAGACGCTTGCCTTCGAGACCGTCCCGGCCGGAAGTTATTCGCTGGAGAATGTCCGGCTGATGACCTCGTCGATGAAGGAAATCGGCGGCATGCTCGGCGTTGCCAACGACGCCGTGAAGATCGACAAGTCCTTCTGCATGCAGACGAAGGCCGTCACCCGTGCCGAGATGGCGGAATATTACACCGCCAATTCCGATCCCGCCGCCGCACAGGCCTATGGCGACAATCCGCAGCAGCCGGCCGACGACGTGCCGCTTGCCGTGGCGCAGAACTATACGGCCTGGCTGTCGAAGCAGCTGAACGCCCCCGTCCACCTGCCGTCGGCGACGGAGTGGATGGCAAGTGCGGCGAAGATCACCCAGGAAAAGCTGCCCGATAATGGTGATATCATCCTGCAGTGGAGCGCCACCCCCTGCGAAGCCGGCGGCAATGTCGCCTTCATGGCGCAGGAAGGCTCGACCTTCGTCGTCTGCTCCGATGCGTCGGCCGGCGGCATTTTCCGCGTCACCGCCGAATTGCGGTGA
- a CDS encoding protein of unknown function DUF982 (PFAM: protein of unknown function DUF982~KEGG: ret:RHE_PE00134 hypothetical protein) — translation MCWNTSSAFTPVGFALRGPASRKIVWTLGDAARLLINDWPCDDGEEYVAAVKACVDALSGKIAPEQFREALLRAADEAGIAALSLVRQGVGERRPDLPSSAQR, via the coding sequence ATGTGCTGGAACACATCATCAGCATTCACGCCGGTAGGGTTTGCTTTGCGAGGCCCGGCATCTCGCAAGATCGTATGGACGCTGGGCGACGCGGCGCGTCTCCTGATCAACGACTGGCCTTGCGATGACGGCGAGGAATATGTGGCTGCAGTCAAAGCCTGCGTCGACGCATTGAGCGGCAAGATTGCCCCGGAACAATTCCGGGAAGCGCTTCTGCGTGCGGCCGATGAGGCCGGTATCGCTGCCCTATCGCTCGTGCGGCAGGGAGTGGGAGAGCGACGACCGGACCTTCCCTCAAGCGCGCAAAGATAG